TAGATGTATAGAATCATAGATAGTTAGATTGATAGATACATAGAGAGAAAGATTATAGATAGATGGATGGAAAGATATGTATATAGATAGGGagatagatggatagatagaTGATTGGATCGATAGATGATTGGATAGATAGATGATTGGATAGATATATAGATAGAGAGATAGAAAAATAGTtagatatatacatacatacatagatagttagatagatagagagataGATAGACGTATGGATAGTCAGAGGAGGGAAAAGGCAGGAATTTCGATGAAAATTCTTGGAATGTTTGGATTAACGATAAAAAAGAGTGCAATCTTTAGGGGAAAGATATGCTGTGCCGGAATTTCCATAAAATTCAATCAAAAATGGAAGAATCAATCAAGGCTTGAAAAGGCCGGAAAAGGGTCTTCAAAATTCAAATAAGAAAACATCAACGGTTGAGGGAAAACTTGGAAATCAAATGGAAACCCGTTGAGCAGTTCCTTGAGCAGGAAATCCATACGGAACTGGGGAATAAATACGAGTACTTCCTAAGCAAAAGATCTCCCTATAAAGCGCCATTTTACTCCCCCTCCTTTTAGGCAATGAATCTCTTGTATTCTCTTCAAAGAAACGAATCTTTAGCTCCCATTGGATCCTTCAGCATCTTTTCAAAACCATCTATTCAGAATCCTTTCTTCCAGCAGTGCTCCCATATCCTGCACAAAAGAGCTATCCTAGTGGCTCATCATTTACCAGCACTAATCATATATAATTAGCTTTTGTCGCTTGTTTATTATGACTCCACTGCTACGCTCCAGTGGCATCCTTTGGCTTAATTTTCTTGGCTATTCCTTTGGTCATGTGCATAAAACTTAATTTTCCGCAAGACAATGGCAGggaaaaaggaaaaggaagAACCAGCAGCCAAGAAAatgcatttcatttcatttgcatgcacacacacagggaCCTGCCCCAAAGGATATATGTATAGACGTTACTGTGGATACTCTTCTGGGAGGCACAGCCTTCTGTACTCCTTCTTCTCCCTTCTCCTTGGTAGAACTTTAATTACGATTATGTCTGGGCAGGGGGGATGGGGGGGGGAGTCCTGCCGCTGCTCCTGTTGCAGCTGTAACGGCTTATTATGGGCCCCGTCAAGGGGATTATAATGTTGGCCAGAAGCAGGGCAAAGGCagttctggttctggctctAATGCAAAGAACGAAGCAATTTACGGGGAGGTGTAAAGGATATATGGCTGATCCACGGACAAAAAGGGAGGGAAAGCAAATCTCTTTTGCAGTCATAATAAATACATTTTACGggttttaaaaagtttttccaaGGAAACTTTCATTGAGAAAAAGTATAGAAattacagcaaatattttatgcaatttttaatgattttaaATCTTGGAAAAGATTGAAGATTTAGGATTAGTTTTCTTATAGAATGAATATTTTGTACTACAAAAATTAATGGAAATTTATGAGGgctttattttattaaaaaaaaccTATAGAAattacagcaaatattttatGCAATTTGTAAAGCTTTAAATCTTGGAAAAGATTGAAGATTTAGGATTAGTTTTTTTATagattaaatattttttaccACAAAAATTGCTAGAAATTTATGaggtttttattttattgagAAAAATTACAGAAtttacagcaaatattttatgcattttttaaatttatattatttatattaatatatatttttaggAAGAATATTTTTTACTATAAAAAATGCTAGAAATTGATGAGGTTTTTATTTCATTGAGAAAAATTACAGAATTTACTGCAAATATTTTATGCATTTTTTATAGACCTAAAAGTTTGAAGATTAAAGATTGAATTTATGAGTTTTTATTGTTATAATTAAAATCAAtctttcaattaaaaataGTTCCACCTTAGGAGGATTTTTTAGGGAATATTTTATGTTAATATTTATTACAGTTTTGGTAGAATTTAAAAGGCCTTAAACACTAAATATTACAttaattttttgtattattatttttttattattatataaagctaataaatagttaaaacTAGGTATTAACAATGTATGGGGCTATAGCTACTGAGGCCTTAAGCTCGCTATGGTATAATTATACACTTgagtatttgtatttttttgtattatttgctctaaaaatatgtaaaaataTTTATGGAACATTTTTATTGAGGCACATATGCCCTTTGCCTTTTGATTAAATAAACCTAGTTTTGCCTTTAAAAGTAAAGAAAAGAAGTCACAAAACAATGGCAATTTTCATCAggaaattacaaaaaaaaaatcttagATTATTTCTGTGCAATATACTGAAGGCTTCAAGGCTTCCCCCACAACCTGAATCACTctcaaatatatatttatccACCCTTTAAACACCTCTACCTCCGCAGAgaatctcttttattacccaACTAATTCGTAAACCTTTTGTGCTCTTTCTTTCGTTCACCAGAAAATGCGTCAATTCCAGAAGATACTCGAGGATCTGAGCTCCCGTGTGGCATTGGCCGAGCAGACAAAGAACTCCTGGCTGTCGCCCGTGTCCGTGGGGGAGGCCAACGAGCAgatgcagcagctgcaacgaTTGCGTGACAAGATGACGACGGCCAGTGCCCTTCTGGACGACTGTAATGAGCAGCAATCCTTTTTCACGGCGAATCAAGTGCTTGTGCCCACGCCCTGCCTTTCAAAGCTGGAGGATTTGAATACTCGGTGAGTGCCCGCCCCCGCCCTTTATCCTTCGATTGTCGCTTGTTCATTGAGGGATTTTCGTTGTCGTTGCAGCATGAAACTCCTGCAAATTGCCATGGATGAGCGCCAGAAGGTGCTCTGTGCGGCAGGGGCCCAGCAGACGCACGAGAACGGGGACGATGGACGGAACACATCGAACAGTGGGACCATTGGACCGCTACCGAATCTGGGACAGAGCGTTAAGCCCCCCTGGGAGAGGGCCACAACGGCAGCCAATGTGCCTTACTACATCGAGTGAGTATCAGTGTCCCTAACGGATTGTGTAACCCTCCTAATGACGATGATGTCTCAAATGATAGCCACGAACGTGAGACGACACACTGGGACCATCCGGATATGATTGAGCTAATGAAGGGCCTGGCGGATCTCAATGagatacgtttctccgcctaCAGGACGGCCATGAAGCTGCGTTCTGTGCAAAAGAGATTGGGTAGGCCCGGAGAATCTTCCACTCAGAAAACATTCACTAAAATCTATCTCCTTTTTGTGCTGCAGCCCTCGATAGGATTACGATGGCCACTGCCTGCGAATCCTTCGATCGGCATGGCCTGAGGGCACAGAACGACAAGCTGATCGATATACCCGACATGACCACGGTGCTGCATTCGCTCTATGTGACAATCGATAAAATTGATTTGACGCTGATGCTGGACCTGGCCATCAATTGGATACTGAATGTCTACGACTCGCAGCGCACCGGCCAGATCCGTGTCCTGAGCTTCAAGGTGGGCCTGGTGCTGCTCTGCAAGGGGCATCTCGAGGAGAAGTATCGCTACTTGTTCCGCCTGGTGGCAGACACCGAAAGAAGAGCAGATCAACGAAGACTGGGACTCCTGCTGCACGATTGCATACAGGTAAGAGAAGAGAGTGGATCCCCTTCCAGGGAGTAGTAATACGATCTTCTGTGCTCCCTTTTTCAGGTCCCCCGACAACTGGGCGAAGTGGCCGCCTTTGGTGGCTCCAACATTGAGCCCTCTGTGCGTTCGTGCCTCGAACAGGCTGGCATCTCCCAGGAGGCCATCGATGGCAATCAGGAGATCTCCATCGAACTGCAGCACTTCCTCGGCTGGCTGCAGCACGAGCCCCAGAGTCTGGTGTGGCTGCCCGTGCTGCATCGTCTGGCTGCCGCCGAGGCGGCCAAGCATCAGGCCAAGTGCAACATTTGCAAGGAGTATCCGATCGTGGGCTTCCGGTATCGCTGCCTCAAGTGCTTCAACTTTGACATGTGCCAAAAGTGCTTCTTCTTCGGAAGGAATGCCAAGAACCACAAGCTAACGCATCCGATGCATGAATACTGCACAACGGTAAAGATATATTTGTAGATTATTCCATGGTTTTGTACtgatttataatcatttatcTGTAGACCACTTCCACGGAGGATGTGCGCGACTTTACACGCGCTTTGAAGAACAAATTCAAGAGTCGCAAATACTTTAAGAAGCATCCGCGTGTGGGCTACCTGCCCGTCCAGAGTGTCCTCGAGGGTAAGCCATGGGCAAAGGCACAGGCGCCAGACATACTCTAACATCCTTTCCTGATCGTTTAGGTGATGCCCTGGAGAGTCCTGCCCCCAGTCCGCAGCACACCACCCACCAGCTGCAGAGCGACATGCACACACGCCTGGAGATGTATGCCTCACGGCTCGCGCAGGTCGAGTACGGCGGCACGGGCTCCAATTCGACGCCCGACAGCGACGATGAGCACCAGCTGATAGCACAGTATTGCCAGGCCCTGCCCGGCACCAGCAATGGCAGCAGTGCCCCAAAGAGTCCTGTCCAGGTGATGGCCGCCATGGACGCCGAGCAGCGGGAAGAGCTGGAGGCCATCATACGGGATCTCGAGGAGGAGAATGCCAATCTGCAGGCGGAGTACCAGCAGCTGTGCACCAAACAGCAGAGCGGCACCCCAGACGACACGAATGGCATGCAGcattccagcagcagcagcatgtcGGGAGGACTGGGAGGCGGCCAAGGAGAACAGGGACAGGTGGGATAGCCTCTCCCCTCTAAGATCTCCGCTAATCGTCTCTTATTCTTGTAGGACATGATGGCGGAGGCCCAACTCTTGCGCCAGCACAAGGGTCGCCTGGAGGCGCGCATGCGAATCCTCGAGGATCACAATCGGCAGCTGGAGGCACAGTTGCAGCGTCTGCGACAGCTCCTGGACGAGCCGAATGGCGGCAGCAGTGCCACCAGCAGCGGCCTGCCCAGTGCCCCGGGCTCTGCACTCAACTCGAAGCCGAATACCCTGCAAACCCGTTCGGTCACAGCCTCGCAGCTCAACACGGACTCCCCGGCTAAGATGAACCAACAGAATGGACACTACGATCACAATTCAAGTGAGTTCTCGAAGGAGTTTTGCTAGGACTAGAATTAGGTTTGGGAGAAGCCCCCTGACTCTGACTAACCTTTCGATTGCTATAATACACGCACCCTCAGAGGGTATCATGGTGCCAGGACTCCAAAACGATCTGCAGCAGCATTTGGCGGCCAAGCATCATCAGCACCAGCTCAGTGGGGCACTGAATGCGTtgcaccaacagcagcagcagcaacagcagcaacaacagcagcatcaCTCTCAGAGAGGAGGTGCTCTCACGGGAAATGGTGGCATTGACATGTCCGGAGGATATTTGGGCGACGACGGACgtccgccgccgccaccgcacTCGAGTCTGATgcaacatcaacagcagcagcagcacttgAATGGTGCGGAAATTGCTTAAAGTTTCGGTTCCTTCATTTTTCTTcgggttttttttctttgtgttCCTAGAACTTTATTTGTTTGTGATTGATGTTGTGCTTTCTTGACTGTTGATTGTGATTTCTTCTAATCTGGAATATATATTTCTCTTGCTTTTTGCATTCTTATGCTCTCATTTGGTCAGATCTCACCTAAAAATGTTGAATGGATTGAAAGAATCTCAGTGCCCGGTAATGACCTACAAAACAATGAGTGTTgtcttttattattttttgcagcagcagaacagcaGAAAGTCCTTAAAGATTAACCTTACTTATACCAAAATAtctgtgtttttgtttgtttagaAAAAGCCAGTGGCCTGGTGACCATCATAACCGAACAGGAAGTGGAGAACAGCAGCCGACAGAAGGATCAAGAAGATGAGGATGAAGAGGAGACTtcgagcagcagcaacaccaccaccacaaaCACAACAACGATGACGGAGAAGACCTGTGTGGAGCTTAAGAGCAGCAAAAACCCCTTTGATACTTAACTGAAATCAATCCAATCAAGATACGGATACAGTCCCCTATTTATACACAAAATATGCATGCAATTGAGGATTGAGGATCGATCCTTTTTAGTAGTTATGGAAAAGATACAACAGAaatctatatatatagtatatatacgATATATCGAgaggatacatacatattgaAAGCTGGAAATAATGCAGAAAAGATTAAGGTTTAAgcgatacatacatatacccCATAAAGCTATACCctctacatatatatatatctataaaAATAATGGATGGAAGGAAGGAGGGAAAAACCTATATATCATAGCTGAAGCATAATCAGAAATTGTTAAAAGAAAGAGTATCAAATTTCAAATATTTCCGACTTAGAACCCCATACCATATCACTTTGGAAAAGCTTATGAAATAAGCCTTTCGAAATGTACAATCCAACAGAGTtttattcataattttttaATTCCTATTCTACTCTATTTATTCTCCAAGTCGAGTCGATAGTTCTTGTGTATTATTTCTcttaatattatttaatattaattaTCTAGTATCTGTGCTAACTGAAAGTGTGTGCTGCAAAATGTTTTTAATTAAAGAAACTTATTATTGAACATCCCCCCCGTCCTGTTTTGAGTTTAATTTCTGATTACATGTAGATTTCTAGATACCTAAACAAATCATATGCTGACACGAATACGATCACCAAATGGACCACCTTTTTCTATTTCTAAACTTAACTCTAACATCTAACAGAATCCTATCATAAAACGAATCATTCCATTGATTGCAAACTAGTCAAATTATTCTaaacaaaaaatttaaataatgaACTACGAACAACCGCTTTAAAATACCATTAAAATACCTTAAAAATACCACAAAAATACCACTTTAGATGTCTATTCAGAAAGAAATATCGCAATTTACCAATCAAATACGAGTATAACCACAAAAGAGAGTAAGATTTTAACCCACAAAACAACATTAACATATAAAAATATACCTTCTAAAATATATATGATAGCAATACTTAGTTGAACTTCTATCTCTCTTGAAATATTTACACGTTTTTAGTTAACGAAATTAAGTACGAAAATATGGACAATATGGAACAGGATTTAGGAAACGGAACTTCTTCTTTTACGTGTATCAAGCATTTGGTTTCAAACATTTTCCAacccaaaaagaaaaaaacagaCTATAAATCTAGAATGAATTATATACCGTAATACCTACTAGAGATATACAGAATACGAGTAGATGTGTAGCTATGATGTATCTTTAAAATGCAGTTAGCTAAATTTTCGAATCCCACAAATCCTAAAGGAGAGGAGTGTCCTACCAATAACCAATCACCAATCAAACTTTAATAAATGAAAACCCTCCGTTTCTAGTTATAAACAAATGAACCAAAACCCAATGATAACCCAATGAATGCTTAATCTATCGTAATCGAATCATTAGTCGAAAAACCCCACATATATGAcccaataaaaaaatataccaaaTATTTCTAGATCGAAATACAATTTGTAGGAGTACTCGTACGAATTTAAGAGTTGAGAA
This region of Drosophila miranda strain MSH22 chromosome 2, D.miranda_PacBio2.1, whole genome shotgun sequence genomic DNA includes:
- the LOC108154978 gene encoding dystrophin isoform X16; amino-acid sequence: MRLFPGSGTATATVGASAAISSSDEAGEIIENSHISRGGGGRGGPGGALIYSNGETGKSRSLERYAGAPRIELLPPYATPTGSTRRRLLAPFRSMKHRSRSSSSSGDSHMIVVNLGVTGAGGVGAAAAAGGVPTKNKNKTTTAKASSQSGDSGTGGTELEHELEPDDDDDDDEDEEEDEEDEEELEQQSSQLSLSYSHLSSSSGCADEDHTDAAADHAAAVSAVELVANERRRNMLSLYSSSSEEQLHCRLGDITLVDDTYSNYDPQNDAERMFLQVVGILRDENEKMRQFQKILEDLSSRVALAEQTKNSWLSPVSVGEANEQMQQLQRLRDKMTTASALLDDCNEQQSFFTANQVLVPTPCLSKLEDLNTRMKLLQIAMDERQKVLCAAGAQQTHENGDDGRNTSNSGTIGPLPNLGQSVKPPWERATTAANVPYYIDHERETTHWDHPDMIELMKGLADLNEIRFSAYRTAMKLRSVQKRLALDRITMATACESFDRHGLRAQNDKLIDIPDMTTVLHSLYVTIDKIDLTLMLDLAINWILNVYDSQRTGQIRVLSFKVGLVLLCKGHLEEKYRYLFRLVADTERRADQRRLGLLLHDCIQVPRQLGEVAAFGGSNIEPSVRSCLEQAGISQEAIDGNQEISIELQHFLGWLQHEPQSLVWLPVLHRLAAAEAAKHQAKCNICKEYPIVGFRYRCLKCFNFDMCQKCFFFGRNAKNHKLTHPMHEYCTTTTSTEDVRDFTRALKNKFKSRKYFKKHPRVGYLPVQSVLEGDALESPAPSPQHTTHQLQSDMHTRLEMYASRLAQVEYGGTGSNSTPDSDDEHQLIAQYCQALPGTSNGSSAPKSPVQVMAAMDAEQREELEAIIRDLEEENANLQAEYQQLCTKQQSGTPDDTNGMQHSSSSSMSGGLGGGQGEQGQDMMAEAQLLRQHKGRLEARMRILEDHNRQLEAQLQRLRQLLDEPNGGSSATSSGLPSAPGSALNSKPNTLQTRSVTASQLNTDSPAKMNQQNGHYDHNSKKASGLVTIITEQEVENSSRQKDQEDEDEEETSSSSNTTTTNTTTMTEKTCVELKSSKNPFDT